A section of the Dyella jiangningensis genome encodes:
- a CDS encoding TonB-dependent receptor plug domain-containing protein, producing the protein MHKYRPLPASTPTLAALALLTSMTSLHAQDANPPTPDNAKKLGTVIVTGTRADNRTESSSLTPIDVVSAETLKQTGTTELTTALARIIPSLTFPRPSAADTADSQRPAQLRGLSPDQVLVLVDGKRWHPGAILLTNGVLGRGSQAVDLNTIPMGAIDHIEVLRDGASAQYGSDAIAGVINIVLKKGAQGGDVEVTGGQYSAGDGRQWQGSANFGIPLNNDKGWVRFTLQDGNQDYTNRAEPNRTRAWEGTTQRYGDPAVKDHNLFLNAQYDLTPGVQLYAFGHYSNRDTTSPAFFRNLANSNSVPSLYPNGYLPLEHADSTDQSLVFGIRGKTAGGWRWDVSGNYGGNRVSYATENSVNRAFLHDFGYSPTEFHDGILRATQQSFDVDIAKELSTSWLPNPVTLAFGAEYLRQTYKIEAGDPASWYTGTSGVSGGAQGFGGYQPTDAGSYSRHDVAEYVSVETNLTDRFGTSLALRHEDYTDFGNTTSGALAGRFDFTDRFAIRGSATTGFRAPSLAQQHYSYTSSLYYGAGNSLQLPPGIYNTGLVPVNSQVGQLLGAESLEPEKSRNFTLGLVWNPLDALNLSLDIYQIKVNNRITLSSNLATTSPTVRAYLAANGVTNTNYSGIAYFTNAVDTRTRGADLVASYLSDFGNNGTLQSTLSYNYNKNKVTDIKANPAILDQLGVNLKRIDRRDQYGLLADTTPRSKLILNEVYGVGHWGFNGTLTRYGSFVSYNSTTASLDQTFGAKWILDLAVNYNLDRWTFTLGGDNVLNTYPDKVIHANDNNGTLPYSVFSPFGFNGAYVYGKVAYRW; encoded by the coding sequence ATGCATAAATACCGCCCCCTCCCCGCAAGCACCCCGACCCTCGCCGCCCTCGCCCTGCTGACCTCGATGACCAGCCTGCACGCGCAGGACGCGAATCCGCCCACGCCCGACAACGCCAAGAAACTCGGCACCGTGATCGTCACCGGCACGCGCGCCGACAACCGCACCGAAAGCAGCTCGCTCACCCCGATCGACGTCGTTTCCGCCGAAACGCTCAAGCAGACCGGCACCACCGAACTGACCACGGCGCTGGCCCGCATCATCCCTTCGCTGACCTTCCCGCGCCCGTCGGCGGCCGACACCGCCGATTCGCAGCGCCCGGCCCAGCTGCGCGGCCTCTCGCCGGACCAGGTGCTGGTGCTGGTGGACGGCAAGCGCTGGCACCCGGGCGCCATCCTGCTCACCAATGGCGTGCTGGGACGCGGCTCGCAGGCGGTGGACCTCAACACCATCCCGATGGGCGCCATCGACCATATCGAAGTGCTGCGTGACGGCGCCTCCGCCCAATACGGCTCCGACGCCATCGCCGGCGTGATCAACATCGTGCTGAAGAAAGGCGCGCAAGGTGGCGACGTGGAAGTCACCGGCGGCCAGTATTCGGCGGGCGATGGCCGCCAGTGGCAGGGCTCGGCCAACTTCGGCATACCGCTCAACAACGACAAGGGCTGGGTCCGCTTCACCCTGCAGGACGGCAACCAGGATTACACCAACCGCGCCGAACCCAACCGCACGCGTGCGTGGGAAGGCACTACGCAGCGCTACGGCGACCCGGCGGTGAAGGACCACAACCTGTTCCTCAATGCGCAGTATGACCTCACGCCCGGCGTGCAGCTGTATGCGTTCGGCCACTACAGCAATCGCGACACGACCTCACCCGCGTTCTTCCGCAACCTGGCCAACAGCAATTCGGTGCCCTCGCTCTACCCGAATGGGTACCTGCCGCTGGAGCATGCCGATTCGACCGACCAGTCGCTGGTGTTCGGCATTCGCGGCAAGACGGCCGGCGGCTGGCGCTGGGACGTGAGCGGCAACTACGGCGGCAACCGCGTCTCCTACGCCACGGAGAACAGCGTCAATCGCGCCTTCCTGCACGACTTCGGCTACAGCCCCACCGAGTTCCACGACGGCATCCTGCGCGCGACGCAGCAGTCGTTCGACGTGGACATCGCCAAGGAACTGTCCACCAGCTGGCTGCCCAATCCGGTGACCCTGGCGTTCGGCGCCGAATACCTGCGCCAGACCTACAAGATCGAGGCGGGCGACCCGGCCTCCTGGTACACCGGCACGTCCGGCGTTTCCGGCGGAGCGCAAGGCTTCGGCGGTTACCAGCCCACGGATGCGGGCTCATACAGCCGCCACGACGTGGCCGAATACGTGAGCGTGGAAACCAACCTCACCGACCGCTTCGGCACCTCGCTCGCCCTGCGCCACGAGGACTACACCGACTTCGGCAACACCACCTCCGGTGCTTTGGCAGGACGCTTCGACTTCACCGACCGCTTCGCCATCCGCGGCAGCGCCACCACCGGTTTCCGCGCGCCGTCGCTGGCCCAGCAGCATTATTCGTATACCTCGTCGCTGTATTACGGTGCGGGCAATTCGCTGCAGCTGCCACCGGGCATCTACAACACCGGCCTGGTGCCGGTGAACAGCCAGGTCGGCCAGTTGCTGGGCGCCGAATCGCTGGAACCGGAGAAGTCGCGCAACTTCACGCTGGGCCTGGTGTGGAATCCGCTCGATGCGCTGAACCTGAGCCTGGACATCTACCAGATCAAGGTCAACAACCGCATCACGCTGAGCAGCAACCTCGCCACCACCTCGCCGACCGTGCGGGCCTATCTTGCCGCCAACGGCGTCACCAACACCAACTACAGCGGCATCGCCTACTTCACCAATGCGGTGGATACACGCACGCGCGGCGCGGACCTGGTGGCCAGCTATCTCAGCGACTTCGGCAACAACGGCACGCTGCAGAGCACGCTCAGCTACAACTACAACAAGAACAAGGTCACCGACATCAAGGCCAACCCCGCGATCCTCGACCAGTTGGGCGTGAACCTCAAGCGCATCGACCGCCGCGACCAGTACGGCCTGCTGGCCGATACCACGCCTCGCAGCAAGCTGATCCTCAACGAGGTGTACGGCGTGGGCCACTGGGGCTTCAACGGCACGCTCACCCGTTACGGCAGCTTCGTGTCGTACAACTCGACCACGGCCTCGCTGGACCAGACTTTCGGCGCCAAGTGGATCCTCGACCTCGCGGTGAACTACAACCTGGATCGCTGGACCTTCACCCTGGGCGGCGACAACGTGCTCAACACCTACCCCGACAAGGTGATCCACGCCAACGACAACAACGGCACCTTGCCCTACTCGGTGTTCTCGCCGTTCGGCTTCAACGGTGCCTACGTCTACGGCAAGGTCGCCTATCGCTGGTGA
- a CDS encoding TraR/DksA family transcriptional regulator has translation MPAEHAHLSPEFIAKQRQRLEALRQQVLGGELSSNANRRSFEEEHGDEAMEFEDEAQDSAIEEVRQAQRDTDAGRIGHIERALRKIDDGTYGYSDLSGKPIPQARLEATPEAIFTIEEERAGEHRQP, from the coding sequence ATGCCCGCCGAACACGCTCACCTGAGCCCGGAGTTCATCGCCAAGCAGCGCCAGCGGCTGGAGGCCTTGCGGCAGCAGGTGCTGGGCGGCGAACTCTCCTCCAATGCGAACCGCCGTTCCTTCGAGGAAGAGCATGGCGACGAGGCGATGGAGTTCGAAGACGAGGCCCAGGATTCCGCCATTGAAGAAGTGCGCCAGGCCCAGCGCGACACGGACGCCGGACGCATCGGCCATATCGAGCGTGCACTGCGGAAGATCGACGACGGCACCTACGGCTATTCCGACCTCAGCGGCAAGCCGATTCCCCAGGCCCGGCTGGAAGCGACGCCCGAGGCCATCTTCACGATCGAGGAAGAACGGGCCGGCGAACACCGACAGCCTTGA
- the msrB gene encoding peptide-methionine (R)-S-oxide reductase MsrB, which produces MSASAPFDLSPPSPLQFDQLAATLTSDERDVLLDHGTESPFCGVLLTEKRAGVYCCRLCGLPLFLAGNKFDSRTGWPSFTTPFDERHLSYVRDTSYGMVRTEIRCARCGSHQGHVFDDGPPPTHQRYCINSVSLEFVAETDALPDKLGRGAPEGAPWHLATA; this is translated from the coding sequence GTGAGTGCATCAGCCCCGTTCGACCTCTCACCGCCGTCGCCGCTGCAGTTCGACCAGCTCGCCGCCACGCTTACCAGCGACGAGCGCGACGTGCTGCTCGATCACGGCACGGAATCGCCGTTCTGTGGCGTGCTGCTGACGGAGAAGCGGGCGGGCGTGTACTGCTGCCGCCTGTGCGGGCTGCCGTTGTTCCTGGCCGGCAACAAGTTCGACAGCCGCACCGGCTGGCCGAGCTTCACCACGCCCTTCGACGAACGCCACCTGTCCTATGTGCGCGATACCAGCTACGGCATGGTGCGCACGGAGATCCGCTGCGCGCGTTGTGGCAGCCACCAGGGCCATGTGTTCGACGACGGCCCGCCGCCAACCCACCAGCGCTACTGCATCAACTCGGTATCCCTGGAGTTCGTGGCCGAGACGGATGCGCTGCCCGACAAGCTGGGGCGCGGCGCACCCGAAGGCGCGCCCTGGCATCTCGCCACGGCCTGA
- a CDS encoding acetyl-CoA C-acyltransferase, protein MTLHSRYRHQVWLAAGVRTPFSKVDGALANYDAIALSVPVVRHMLDSLPGGKTPDVAVWGTVVPNLTWSNLAREVLMDAGAPATIPAFSTVMACSTSMIGMIEAAGMLDDDSMQLALVGGVDSLSRIQLGLNQRLSDWIRRFQKARSVGEKVSHALSLKFGDISLYIPGIVNRTSGLSMGEHTEITAKEWQLKRDDQDQIAYDSHRHAVDAWNQGFFDDLVIPIGEFRRDSIPRADTSLEKLAKLPPAFDRTSGQGTLTAGNSSPLTDGAASLWVATERGLDRLPSHVPRVKLIDWEIAAVDFRTEGLLMAPAYAIPRLLARHGLAYQDIGLWEIHEAFAAQVLSHIAALQSSEFLKHKAGVDREFGAFPRDLMNPNGGSLALGHPFGATGARILSQAVKELAAMPPGTRAIVSICADGGQGTVALLEAG, encoded by the coding sequence ATGACTCTCCATTCGCGCTACCGTCACCAGGTGTGGCTCGCGGCAGGCGTGCGCACGCCTTTTTCCAAGGTGGATGGCGCACTGGCCAACTACGACGCCATCGCGCTCTCCGTGCCGGTCGTTCGCCACATGCTGGACAGCCTGCCGGGCGGCAAAACGCCCGATGTCGCCGTGTGGGGCACCGTGGTGCCCAACCTCACCTGGAGCAATCTCGCACGCGAAGTGCTGATGGATGCGGGTGCGCCCGCCACCATCCCTGCCTTCTCCACCGTGATGGCCTGCTCCACCAGCATGATCGGCATGATCGAAGCCGCCGGCATGCTCGATGACGACAGCATGCAGCTGGCTTTGGTGGGCGGCGTGGACAGCCTGAGCCGCATACAGCTCGGCCTCAACCAGCGGCTGTCGGACTGGATCCGCCGCTTCCAGAAGGCCCGCTCGGTCGGCGAGAAGGTGTCACACGCGCTGTCGCTGAAGTTCGGCGACATCAGCTTGTACATCCCCGGCATCGTCAACCGCACCAGCGGCCTGAGCATGGGCGAGCACACCGAGATCACCGCGAAGGAATGGCAACTCAAGCGCGACGACCAGGACCAGATCGCCTACGACAGCCATCGCCATGCCGTGGATGCGTGGAACCAGGGCTTCTTCGATGACCTGGTGATCCCCATCGGCGAGTTTCGCCGCGACAGCATTCCACGCGCGGATACCTCGCTGGAAAAACTCGCGAAGCTTCCACCGGCGTTCGATCGCACCAGCGGCCAGGGCACGCTCACGGCGGGCAATTCCTCGCCGCTCACCGACGGCGCCGCCAGCCTGTGGGTGGCGACCGAGCGTGGGCTCGATCGCCTGCCCAGCCATGTGCCACGCGTGAAACTGATCGACTGGGAGATCGCCGCCGTCGACTTCCGCACCGAGGGACTGCTGATGGCGCCGGCCTACGCGATTCCGCGGTTGCTGGCGCGCCACGGGCTGGCCTACCAGGACATCGGCCTGTGGGAAATCCACGAGGCGTTCGCGGCGCAGGTGCTTTCGCATATCGCGGCGCTGCAGAGCAGCGAGTTCCTCAAGCACAAGGCCGGTGTCGATCGCGAGTTCGGCGCGTTCCCTCGCGACCTGATGAATCCCAACGGCGGCAGCCTCGCCCTTGGTCATCCGTTCGGCGCCACCGGCGCACGCATCCTCAGCCAGGCGGTGAAGGAACTCGCCGCGATGCCGCCCGGCACGCGCGCCATCGTCAGTATCTGCGCCGATGGCGGACAAGGCACAGTAGCCCTGCTCGAAGCGGGCTGA
- a CDS encoding amidohydrolase family protein, with product MALQRSLRATVLAGLLTSMSAFAADKPAAGSEFVAYAQPVIAFTHATVVDGTGGKAKKDQTLLIDKGRIVALDKGGRVKIPDGDTIIDAKGKTLLPGFVMVHEHMFYPAGGVEYNEMSYSFPRLYLAGGTTTMRTAGSMMPYADLNVRDAIARGDAIGPDMDVTGPYLNGPGLPIPAVHSLSGVDDAERTVNYWADEGVTSYKAYMQITRAELQRVIDVAHKRNAKVTAHLCSVTYREAVDMGIDNLEHGFFVATDFVKDKQPDACPRGTDVAQSFATLDPTSPEVKALIKLMIDHHVALTSTLTVFETFVTGRPKAPQGALDLMLPEVRTQYEDSWNKVQTTKGRFTPEIYANLSRLEKQYADAGGLLLAGTDPTGYGGVVPGFSSKREVELLVEAGFSFEQAVKIATYNGAKYLGRDKEVGTLAVGKRADIAVVEGDPLKNAGALEHMPLVFKNGVGYDTQKIFSAMHGTVGLH from the coding sequence ATGGCACTGCAGCGATCGCTACGCGCGACGGTATTGGCGGGTTTGTTGACCTCGATGTCGGCCTTTGCGGCCGACAAGCCTGCGGCCGGCAGCGAGTTCGTGGCCTACGCGCAACCGGTGATTGCCTTCACCCACGCCACCGTCGTCGACGGCACCGGCGGCAAGGCGAAGAAGGACCAGACGCTGCTGATCGACAAGGGCCGCATCGTCGCGCTGGACAAGGGCGGCCGCGTGAAGATTCCCGACGGCGACACCATCATCGACGCGAAGGGCAAGACGCTGCTGCCGGGCTTCGTGATGGTGCACGAACACATGTTCTATCCGGCCGGCGGCGTGGAATACAACGAGATGAGCTACAGCTTCCCGCGGCTGTATCTCGCGGGCGGCACCACCACGATGCGCACGGCGGGCTCGATGATGCCGTACGCCGACCTCAACGTGCGCGACGCCATTGCACGCGGCGACGCCATCGGACCTGACATGGACGTGACCGGCCCTTACCTCAACGGCCCGGGCCTGCCGATTCCCGCGGTGCACTCGCTGAGCGGCGTGGACGACGCGGAGCGCACCGTCAATTACTGGGCGGATGAAGGCGTCACTTCGTACAAGGCCTACATGCAGATCACCCGCGCGGAGCTGCAGCGCGTCATCGACGTCGCCCACAAGCGCAACGCGAAGGTTACTGCGCACCTGTGCTCGGTGACCTATCGCGAAGCAGTCGACATGGGCATCGACAACCTGGAGCATGGCTTCTTCGTCGCGACCGACTTCGTCAAGGACAAGCAGCCCGACGCATGCCCGCGCGGCACCGACGTGGCGCAATCGTTCGCCACGCTCGATCCCACGTCGCCGGAGGTGAAGGCGCTGATCAAGCTGATGATCGACCACCACGTGGCGCTCACCTCCACGCTGACGGTATTCGAGACGTTCGTCACCGGCCGTCCGAAGGCGCCGCAAGGTGCGCTGGACCTGATGCTGCCCGAAGTGCGCACGCAGTACGAAGACAGCTGGAACAAGGTGCAGACGACCAAGGGACGATTCACTCCGGAGATCTACGCCAATCTCTCCCGTCTGGAGAAGCAGTACGCCGATGCGGGCGGCCTGCTGCTCGCCGGCACCGACCCGACCGGCTACGGCGGCGTGGTGCCAGGCTTCTCTTCCAAGCGCGAAGTCGAGCTGCTGGTGGAAGCCGGTTTCAGCTTCGAACAGGCGGTGAAGATCGCCACTTACAACGGCGCCAAGTACCTGGGCCGCGACAAGGAGGTCGGCACGCTCGCGGTCGGCAAGCGTGCCGATATCGCGGTGGTCGAGGGCGATCCACTGAAGAACGCCGGTGCGCTGGAACACATGCCGCTGGTCTTCAAGAACGGCGTCGGTTACGACACGCAGAAGATCTTCAGCGCGATGCACGGCACCGTGGGCCTGCATTGA
- a CDS encoding nucleotidyltransferase family protein, translated as MTSASATIGAVLLAAGNASRFGAPKQLLMLDGEPMVRRMAMAAVAAVLSPVVVVTGAYHEQVLASLGDLDVQVIEHRDWSSGMGGSLAAGVRAIAEQAPSLTSVMLLLADQPSIDATDLARMLKAHARRPDRILAARYDGHLGPPCLFPRFCFDELAALHGTHGARALLDTYAERVDAHDLPAAAFDIDTPADHARWLARYRLEQPDR; from the coding sequence ATGACGTCTGCCAGCGCCACCATCGGTGCGGTGCTGTTGGCAGCGGGTAACGCCAGCCGGTTCGGCGCACCCAAACAGCTGTTGATGCTCGATGGTGAACCCATGGTGCGACGCATGGCGATGGCCGCCGTCGCGGCCGTGCTGTCACCGGTGGTGGTGGTCACCGGCGCCTATCATGAGCAGGTGCTGGCGAGCCTCGGTGATTTGGACGTCCAGGTGATCGAGCACCGGGACTGGTCGAGCGGCATGGGCGGATCGTTGGCGGCCGGTGTCCGCGCGATCGCGGAGCAGGCGCCCTCATTGACGTCCGTCATGCTGCTGCTAGCGGATCAGCCCTCGATCGACGCGACGGATCTCGCGCGGATGCTGAAGGCGCATGCCCGTCGCCCCGATCGCATCCTTGCTGCGCGCTACGACGGCCATCTGGGACCGCCCTGCCTGTTTCCACGGTTTTGCTTCGATGAACTCGCGGCGCTCCACGGAACGCATGGAGCGCGTGCATTGCTGGACACGTATGCCGAACGGGTCGATGCCCATGACCTGCCGGCCGCCGCTTTCGATATCGACACGCCGGCCGACCACGCAAGGTGGCTGGCCAGGTATCGCCTCGAGCAACCGGATCGATGA
- a CDS encoding XdhC family protein — MNVAQEFDSLYRAARALPLASGAPSAALATITQTRGSTFRRAGASMLVRRDGGLVCELSGGCPQRDIVWRAQQVMEDGEAQLVSYGRDANYDVMLETGCGGELDVLIEPLRGEGDLRFLEAMARLRERRCTGALATIYAVDGQPVSPRPWRTVWSDDMAWSDIDDDALRSRIEAVLRPAHAMAATSIRVESDARHYDVLIEPLRPPHALVVIGDGIGARMLGELSMQLGWRTTLVDPAQAGGDTDGGIHRIGASARSLATQVVLDAMTSAVVMTHRLERDLDYVAALLDSGVGYIGVIGSRQRAAQITSALARVDPRLHVPAGLDVGSETPQEIALAVAAEILALRNGKQGGLLSRTGTPIHA; from the coding sequence ATGAACGTCGCCCAAGAGTTCGACTCGTTGTACCGCGCCGCGCGGGCGTTGCCTTTGGCTTCCGGTGCGCCGTCCGCGGCGCTGGCAACCATTACCCAGACACGTGGCTCGACGTTCCGCCGGGCGGGCGCGAGCATGTTGGTACGGCGCGATGGAGGCCTGGTCTGCGAGCTGTCCGGTGGCTGTCCCCAGCGCGATATCGTGTGGCGCGCGCAGCAGGTGATGGAGGACGGCGAGGCGCAGCTGGTGTCCTACGGGCGCGATGCGAACTACGACGTGATGCTGGAAACCGGCTGCGGCGGTGAGCTCGATGTGTTGATCGAGCCTCTGCGCGGCGAAGGAGACCTGCGATTCCTGGAAGCGATGGCGCGATTGCGGGAGCGACGTTGTACCGGCGCGCTCGCCACGATCTATGCCGTCGATGGACAACCGGTTTCTCCACGACCATGGCGCACGGTATGGAGCGACGACATGGCCTGGAGCGACATCGACGACGATGCATTGCGCTCACGCATCGAAGCCGTTCTGCGCCCGGCCCATGCCATGGCGGCGACATCCATCCGGGTAGAAAGTGATGCCAGGCATTACGACGTACTCATCGAGCCATTGCGGCCTCCGCATGCGCTGGTCGTGATCGGCGATGGGATCGGCGCGCGCATGCTGGGCGAACTGTCGATGCAACTGGGTTGGCGCACGACCCTGGTCGATCCCGCGCAGGCAGGCGGCGATACCGACGGCGGCATCCACCGTATCGGGGCGTCCGCACGTTCCCTGGCCACGCAGGTGGTGCTCGACGCCATGACGTCGGCCGTCGTGATGACGCATCGACTGGAGCGTGACCTCGACTATGTCGCCGCGCTGCTCGACAGCGGGGTGGGCTACATCGGCGTGATCGGTTCGCGCCAGCGCGCCGCGCAGATCACCAGCGCGTTGGCGCGGGTCGACCCGCGCCTGCACGTACCGGCCGGGCTGGACGTGGGTTCGGAAACGCCCCAGGAGATCGCGCTTGCCGTGGCGGCGGAGATCCTCGCGCTGCGCAATGGCAAGCAAGGCGGATTGCTGTCACGAACGGGTACGCCCATCCACGCATGA
- a CDS encoding (2Fe-2S)-binding protein: MIALTINGHDTQVDVPDDMPLLWVLRDVVGLTGTKFGCGIAQCGACTVHLDGQAIRSCVLPVSGAVGKKITTIEGIGDTDVGKRVQQAWLGVEVAQCGYCQTGQIMSATALLAQKPSPTDADIDTAMSGNLCRCGTYVRIRAAIKQAATGTTVVPQTIA, from the coding sequence ATGATCGCCCTTACCATCAACGGGCATGACACCCAGGTCGACGTGCCCGACGACATGCCACTGCTGTGGGTGCTGCGTGACGTGGTCGGGCTCACCGGCACCAAGTTCGGTTGCGGCATCGCCCAATGCGGTGCCTGTACGGTGCACCTGGACGGACAGGCCATACGCTCGTGCGTCCTTCCGGTAAGCGGTGCCGTCGGCAAGAAGATCACCACTATCGAAGGCATCGGCGACACCGACGTCGGCAAGCGCGTGCAACAGGCATGGCTGGGCGTCGAGGTGGCGCAATGCGGCTACTGCCAGACCGGCCAGATCATGAGCGCTACCGCGCTGCTCGCGCAGAAGCCCTCACCCACCGACGCGGATATCGATACGGCGATGTCGGGCAACCTTTGCCGCTGCGGCACTTATGTACGCATCCGCGCCGCGATCAAGCAGGCCGCCACGGGCACGACCGTCGTACCGCAGACCATCGCCTGA
- a CDS encoding xanthine dehydrogenase family protein molybdopterin-binding subunit has translation MNLRVPPSPQDADLQSPSRRELIKRGGLVVAFMWLGGAGRVWGLSDSERVDASHPAFAPNAFVRVGNDGSIQLVMPTVEMGQGSYTGQATLLAEELDVGLDQITVEHAPANRKLYANPLLGEQATGGSTTIRFCWTSLRNAGAAARSMLVAAAAQRWKVDDASQCTVARGVVTHAASNRTLRYAELADAAAKVPMPDKVTPKDPKDFQLIGKPLRRVDTPAKVDGTLPFGIDIRVPGMKVATVRASPTFGGKLASVDDTRARAIPGVLKVVKIDNAVAVIGEHFWAAKQGLEALDITWDRGANANFSTEQLFKDMAEASEHGKPILGREVGHVDNVKGKVVSATYQLPLLAHATMEPINTTVHVRPDSCEIWVGTQVPARCADVAAKVTGLPPESITVHNQYLGGGFGRRLFEDSVEQAVAIAKQVDFPVKIIWTREEDIAQDRYRPAYYDRISATLDDNGKPVAWTDRTTGASVLATFAPGAMGKNGLDGDLVECSAELPYAIPNMRVDWVRHDMPEGLAVGWWRGVGPTHNVFVVESFVDELAHAAGKDPVAYRRDMVSDNPRAKAVLELAAQKVGWGQGSLPPRHGRGVALAAPFGSYLCVVMDVEVSPQGVISMKRAVAAVDCGWVVNPNTVEAQIQGGLVFGWSAALYSGITLKNGAVEQRNFNDYRVLRLNETPEIEVHILPSTEKPGGIGETGTVMAMPALTNAIFAATGVRIRTLPIDRGALVQDQNALKAVLTATTTEESGHGDAIDMARRLA, from the coding sequence ATGAATCTTCGCGTTCCACCTTCGCCGCAAGACGCGGACCTGCAGAGCCCTTCGCGCCGGGAGCTGATCAAGCGCGGCGGCCTGGTGGTGGCCTTCATGTGGCTGGGCGGTGCCGGTCGCGTATGGGGGTTGTCGGACAGCGAACGCGTCGACGCGAGCCACCCCGCGTTCGCGCCCAACGCCTTCGTGCGCGTCGGCAACGACGGCAGCATCCAGCTGGTGATGCCGACCGTGGAGATGGGGCAAGGTTCGTACACCGGCCAGGCCACCCTGCTGGCGGAGGAGCTGGACGTCGGCCTCGACCAGATCACGGTCGAGCACGCGCCGGCCAATCGCAAGCTGTATGCCAATCCGCTGCTCGGCGAACAGGCGACCGGTGGATCCACCACCATCCGCTTCTGCTGGACATCGCTGCGCAACGCCGGTGCAGCGGCGCGCTCCATGCTGGTCGCGGCGGCCGCGCAGCGCTGGAAGGTCGACGACGCCTCGCAATGCACGGTGGCGCGCGGCGTGGTCACTCACGCTGCCAGCAACCGCACGCTGCGCTATGCCGAACTTGCCGACGCCGCGGCCAAGGTGCCGATGCCCGACAAGGTCACGCCGAAGGACCCCAAGGACTTCCAGCTGATCGGCAAGCCCTTGCGTCGCGTGGATACGCCGGCGAAGGTCGACGGCACCCTGCCCTTCGGCATCGACATCCGCGTGCCGGGCATGAAGGTCGCCACCGTGCGCGCCAGCCCTACCTTCGGCGGCAAGCTCGCCTCGGTGGACGACACGCGCGCACGCGCCATACCGGGCGTGCTCAAGGTGGTGAAGATCGACAACGCGGTGGCGGTGATAGGCGAGCACTTCTGGGCCGCCAAGCAGGGCCTGGAAGCGCTCGACATCACCTGGGACCGCGGCGCCAACGCCAACTTCAGCACCGAGCAGTTGTTCAAGGACATGGCGGAAGCTTCCGAGCATGGCAAGCCCATCCTCGGCCGCGAAGTCGGGCACGTGGACAACGTGAAGGGCAAGGTGGTCTCCGCCACCTACCAGTTGCCCTTGCTTGCCCATGCGACGATGGAGCCGATCAATACCACCGTCCACGTGCGCCCGGACAGCTGCGAGATCTGGGTCGGCACGCAGGTGCCCGCGCGTTGCGCCGACGTCGCGGCGAAGGTCACCGGCTTGCCGCCGGAAAGCATCACGGTGCACAACCAGTACCTCGGTGGCGGTTTCGGCCGGCGCCTGTTCGAGGATTCGGTGGAACAGGCGGTCGCCATCGCCAAGCAGGTGGATTTTCCGGTCAAGATCATCTGGACGCGCGAGGAAGACATCGCGCAGGACCGCTATCGCCCCGCCTACTACGACCGCATTTCGGCCACGCTCGACGACAACGGCAAGCCGGTTGCATGGACCGACCGCACCACGGGCGCCTCCGTGCTCGCCACGTTTGCGCCGGGCGCGATGGGCAAGAACGGCCTGGACGGCGATCTGGTGGAATGCTCGGCGGAGCTTCCCTATGCCATACCGAACATGCGGGTGGACTGGGTGCGCCACGACATGCCCGAAGGGCTCGCGGTCGGCTGGTGGCGCGGCGTGGGCCCCACGCATAACGTGTTCGTGGTCGAAAGCTTCGTGGATGAACTCGCGCATGCCGCCGGCAAGGATCCGGTGGCCTATCGGCGCGACATGGTGAGCGACAACCCGCGCGCCAAGGCGGTATTGGAGTTGGCCGCCCAGAAGGTCGGCTGGGGCCAGGGCTCGCTGCCGCCACGCCATGGCCGCGGCGTGGCGCTGGCGGCGCCGTTCGGAAGCTACCTGTGCGTAGTGATGGATGTGGAAGTGTCGCCGCAGGGCGTGATTTCCATGAAGCGCGCCGTGGCTGCTGTCGATTGCGGCTGGGTGGTGAACCCCAACACGGTGGAAGCGCAGATCCAGGGCGGCCTGGTATTTGGCTGGAGCGCTGCGCTGTACAGCGGCATCACGCTGAAGAACGGCGCGGTGGAGCAGCGCAACTTCAACGACTACCGCGTGCTTCGCCTCAACGAAACGCCGGAGATCGAAGTACACATCCTGCCGAGTACGGAGAAGCCCGGCGGCATCGGCGAAACCGGCACGGTGATGGCCATGCCCGCGTTGACCAACGCCATCTTCGCCGCCACCGGCGTACGCATACGGACGCTCCCGATCGATCGCGGCGCGCTCGTGCAGGACCAGAACGCACTCAAGG